Sequence from the Ooceraea biroi isolate clonal line C1 chromosome 2, Obir_v5.4, whole genome shotgun sequence genome:
CTTCTTATTTGCGTCTCGAGAGGTCGGAAAGCATTCAGTGGAAGGTTCTCCAAATAATTCCTACTCAAGTCAAGTAGACGTAGTTTCTTCAAGGGTCTAAATGCCTCGCTAGAGATGGCGTTTATCCAGTTGCCATAAAGATGCAGCTCGACCAGGCTAATTAAATTCTTGAACGTCACCTTTCCAACAATTCCGATTTGATTATAGGATAAGTCCAGTATCTGAAGAGACTTGAGATCTTCTGGAAACTCTTCCAGTTCCTTCAGACGATTATGCGTCAAATTGAGTATGCGTAAGTGCTCCATACCCTGGAGTCGCTCTTTCGGCAGGATCTCCAAGCTGTTCATACCGAGGTGAAGAGTAAGTAAATTCGGTAAACTGCGAAACGCACCCGGCGATACTCGGAGGATGCAATTCTGGCCTAAATAGAGATGCAACAACGCCGGGAAGGCTTCGAAATCTTGCGAGGTCACTATGCTGAGATTCGTACCAGATATATGTACTTCCTGAAGAATGGGATACATCGCCTCCGATGGCATCTCATGGATTCTGTTTAAAGGGTTCCGGGTGAGATTCAGCCAGGCTAGACCAGGAAGATTCTGACCCGAAAGGGCCACAGCGGGTATCTGTCGAAATTTATTCTCCGATAGGTCCACTCTTCGCAACAGGGACGAATGCGCGAAGAAATTCGCCGGCAGCGCGTTCAGGTTGTTGTGACTGAGATCCACGGAGATCAGGCGCGACAGATTGGCCATCGCGAAGCCAGACATTGTCTCGATCTTATTGTGGCTCAGGTCCAACTCTCTCAGATGTTTCAAGTTGGCGAAACTGGCCACGTCTACGTTGAGGATCTCGTTGGTGGACAACGTGAGAATCTCGAGATTGAGTGCGCTCGCTAGCGCCGAGTATGGGATGTCTTGGAATCGATTATGATCCAGACGTATTTCCCGTAGTGACAATAATCTGTCGAAGATGCCCGGCGGAAGGGAGCGCAGATGATTCCGATTCAAATGTAAACGCGCTAGATTCCGATTTAACACGAATATAGTTTCTGGCAATTGACTTATATGCGAATCGTCCAGCAACAGCTCTTGCAAGGATGGCAATCCGTTGAAACCGTGCTCTGTGATCTGGCTGAAATTATTGCTGGATGCCGCAAGTGTTCGAAGACCggaaatatgtaaatgtaataacGCCGACGCTGTCAGGAGATTATCTTCCAAGTTGAGGTTCAACAAATTATTAAGCCCACGAAAGGCACCGTTCTCTATTGTAGTTATCGAGCAATTCTTCAAGTTTAGTATTTTAATTGGCAAGTCTTCTTGAAAAATTGCATCTTGCAGAACGGTAAGATAATTATTCGCCAGATCCAACACCTTTAGCTTCTTCAGAGCCATCAACGCGTAAGGATCGAGCCGCCTCAAGCCGTTATTCTGCAAATACAGCTCCTCCAGCTCGTGCAATTCTGAGAACGTCTTCGCTGTTACATGACTGAGCTTGTTCATGCTGAGCTCAAGGAACTTCAAAGCCTGCATCGGTTGAAAAGCAGCGTCCTCGATCCTGGATATCGAATTGTTCGTCAGATAAAGACGCTCTACTAAAAGGAGATCCCTGAAGAGAGGCGCTTGCAAATGTGTCAGCTTGTTGTGACCCAACCACATAATTCTGACGGACGCTTGACCACGCAGGGAATCATTATGTAGCACGGCCAGGCCATTGCTGTCCAACTGAATGGACACCAAAGAGCTTCCGCCGGAAGATGATTCTGATGCGGACAGCTGAAAGACGTCGCCGAGCATGGTCAACTGATTGCCCTGCAGATTAACGTGCTGGAGACTATTCAACGTTCTCAGCGCGCCCGTCTCCATCGAGGTGATGGCGTTGTTCTGCAGGTGGAGTTCGAGAAGTGCCGGAAGCGGCGTGAAAACGCCGCGCTTCACTTCCGTTATATGATTATCCTGCAGTCGCAGCTCACGCAGCTGATGTAGTTTGAGAAAGGTGCCAGGCTGTAACTCGCGGATCTTGTTACCATCGAGAGACAGTGACGAGAGGTTCTCGCAGTGCTCCAGGAATTCTCGCGGCACTTTCTCAATGTAGTTGTTACTCAGATGCAATTGGGCGAGCTGCGTGAGACTCGTGAGACCCTTTGCGTCGATTCTACGAATGGCGTTTTGTTGAAGATACACCACCGCGAGGCTGACGCTGCCGGCGAACGCGTCCCCCGGGATCTCCAGGATATTGTTTTCCGCCAGATAAAGTTCCCTGAGCTCGGGCAGTCTCGCGAACACGCCGCCGATATAGTGGATGTGGTTATGACTGAGTTCAATCGTACGTAGCCGTTCGTTCCCCTTGAACGTTGCCACGTCGAGGAAGACGATTTTGTTGTGGCTCAAGTCGATCGACTCGAGCTCCTTCAGCGATACGAAAGCGTCCTTATGAATGCTTTCGATGGAATTGTAATAGAGAGATAGAGTGTGAAGGATGGGACAAGGCCTAAAGCAGTCCTCAGCCAgtttctcgaaattattaCTGCTCAAGTCAAGGATCAGCAGGGAACCAAGAAGGCTGTAACCGTCGTTAGGTAGCTCGGATATCTCGTTCCACGCTAATCTGAGCGAGGCCAGGCTTTCTAGCCTTCTCAGGGGAGCCATAGGAAACAGCTTGAGCTTGTTTTCAGCTAGATCTAAATCGCTGAGACTGTCTTCGAGGCCCGCAAACGCGTATTCAGAAATTTTCGATATCTGATTTCCCTTTAGAGTCAGTTTCATCAGTTTCAAGCCGTAAAAACAATAAGACGAGAGATCCTGTATCAGATTTGTCTCGAGGTCCAACGCAGCCAGCTTCCGCAGTTCAGCCAGTGATTTTTGAGGCACGTGCGGCAAACGACCGGACACCAGCGCCAAGGATTCCAGGCTGTCTTTCAGATTCGTGAAAGCACCCTCGCTCACTTCACGCAAAGACGAATGAGATATTTGAAGATGTCTGATTTGTGAACCGGGCGGAAAAGCACCCTCCTTCAGATCCTCAATGCTTTTGTCCAGCTCGTAAA
This genomic interval carries:
- the LOC105283719 gene encoding protein artichoke — its product is MTRDRQRRRDHPCAVNQRILRMVLQMLLIQNFITFKVVAQIAECPSSEIIPGCPCYNFEDGLFLECAGATEETLRTTLQGVLSTSGTGTMVQSLSVYELDKSIEDLKEGAFPPGSQIRHLQISHSSLREVSEGAFTNLKDSLESLALVSGRLPHVPQKSLAELRKLAALDLETNLIQDLSSYCFYGLKLMKLTLKGNQISKISEYAFAGLEDSLSDLDLAENKLKLFPMAPLRRLESLASLRLAWNEISELPNDGYSLLGSLLILDLSSNNFEKLAEDCFRPCPILHTLSLYYNSIESIHKDAFVSLKELESIDLSHNKIVFLDVATFKGNERLRTIELSHNHIHYIGGVFARLPELRELYLAENNILEIPGDAFAGSVSLAVVYLQQNAIRRIDAKGLTSLTQLAQLHLSNNYIEKVPREFLEHCENLSSLSLDGNKIRELQPGTFLKLHQLRELRLQDNHITEVKRGVFTPLPALLELHLQNNAITSMETGALRTLNSLQHVNLQGNQLTMLGDVFQLSASESSSGGSSLVSIQLDSNGLAVLHNDSLRGQASVRIMWLGHNKLTHLQAPLFRDLLLVERLYLTNNSISRIEDAAFQPMQALKFLELSMNKLSHVTAKTFSELHELEELYLQNNGLRRLDPYALMALKKLKVLDLANNYLTVLQDAIFQEDLPIKILNLKNCSITTIENGAFRGLNNLLNLNLEDNLLTASALLHLHISGLRTLAASSNNFSQITEHGFNGLPSLQELLLDDSHISQLPETIFVLNRNLARLHLNRNHLRSLPPGIFDRLLSLREIRLDHNRFQDIPYSALASALNLEILTLSTNEILNVDVASFANLKHLRELDLSHNKIETMSGFAMANLSRLISVDLSHNNLNALPANFFAHSSLLRRVDLSENKFRQIPAVALSGQNLPGLAWLNLTRNPLNRIHEMPSEAMYPILQEVHISGTNLSIVTSQDFEAFPALLHLYLGQNCILRVSPGAFRSLPNLLTLHLGMNSLEILPKERLQGMEHLRILNLTHNRLKELEEFPEDLKSLQILDLSYNQIGIVGKVTFKNLISLVELHLYGNWINAISSEAFRPLKKLRLLDLSRNYLENLPLNAFRPLETQIRSLRAEENPLHCGCESQELWEWLRDHQKLVSGVGGGRSRGRNGVGVGDVEGGLLRCEQPPELRGLVFLDLDPHAFCSAPLVLKLAIQDIQPFSVLVSWQSRNHSGLHGYQVAYHALDSVDEVRGKMLDPKARSVRLTKLASDTRYLICVLGLGSWGTPIPEDIGSWQWNASHDDVIEGPSLPVMVNSPTSRCTEVRTLDAPDSIVGDGTVSDRGGLASILTRRLGLIVGSCMGFVVFVVLISVLGYMKMKKQRATIKRDQPLSSNPPEYMSYRHFSLQSGDRAENACPSFISNIGPTTLSS